The genomic DNA TGACAATAACTGCCTGAATATGCTAACATGCTAAGTGTTAACAAATACTTCAAGAAGGATTTTGGTGATGGCGTGTTtattgtttggggttttttgctgGCCTTTCCTTTTATGTGTTACCAACTTCAACAACCAAGCAGACTTAGATTTAACCCAAGAAATAaaacctgattttttttaaaaaattgagtAGTAACTACAGTGTGGTACAATGGTCCTACAGTATAACTTGTATTCAGCATAACTCTGGTAGAAAAGCCTATTTTAACAATTGTCATTGCTTCATTGCTAGAATACCCCTCCTTTAAAACTTGCAGTTATAAAATCACTGAGAATTTGATTGGATGCTTGTTGTGCCTCATCTATAACTGTGCAACTGAAAAGAAACTAATTTGGTGGAGGGGTGGTGGGTTCGGGACCATCCCAGGTGTAGTGTCCATGATGTGGCTGTGGGAAATAGTGATTTCTGCCCAAAGGAAATTCGCAGGAGTCGGGGTGCAGCAGATACCCAGAGAATGTGCTGGTGCTTTCATTATCAGTGTACATGCCATTGGTGGTGGGGTCCTTCACCTGCAGCCAAACCTGGTCTCCCATGTAGAGGTGGAGGACCACCGTCTGGCTTGTGGTGGATGGGACAGTTCCTTCTGTTATTTTAGCTACAGGGTAGAAATTGCGGAACAGGCCGACTTTAAGCGGTTTCACAGCAACTGCCAGGTGAAAGGAGAAGACATAGGTGCCGTTGACGGGGGCTGTGTAGATGCCGTTTCGGTTAAGGTGGTTTTGCTGGTTGGTAAGGATGTGTGGGAAAGGAATGGGAAAATTGTGAGCTGGAAATGACTCGTTGATACAGGCGGAGAATGCTGACTGGATGGCTGGAGAGCAGGGCCCAGGTGGCCCCATGAGACCCATATCACCCTGGTTGCCTTTTAACCCCATGGTGCCCTGTATACCCTGGGAACCAGTATCACCCTTGTCCCCTTTATCTCCCTTTTGCCCTGGTTTGCCATCAGCACCATTTGTTCCATTTGTGCACTTACACACCCCCTGGTCACCTCGATCACCCTTCTCACCATCGCGGCCAGGGTTTCCAGGCAAACCCATGTCACCCCTATCACCTTTTATGCCCTTGGGTCCATCAGGACCCTGCACCCCTGGCAGGCCACGGGCTCCAGCTGGTCCAGGTGGTCCTTGGGTACCAGGCGCACCTGGCACACTCTCGCAGGTGGCAGGGCATATACCAGATTCCCCCTGAGGGCCTGGTGCACCAGGGGGTCCCATTGATCCTTGGTCCCCTTTGTCCCCTGGAAACAGCCACAGCATACATCAAGAATACGATCAAGtttaacactttattttgcTGACCAATTTCCAACAGTATTTACTCAGGTGGGTTAAATCCTAAAGAATCCCCACATTTCTCTCCATTTTCTGTATGTAGACTGATGAAGCTGGCCAATTTGCCCAGACTCCATCTGGATCTTTCCAGGATGTACTTTGGAATTACAATCTTCCACTCAAATCATCTCATTTTTATGCCTGAACCCAAACCTTACCCACCCTGTACTAATGTTAAATCATTAAACCATGATAAAATTACATTCACACAAAGCACTGACAGGTATTATTTCCTGCTTTAATAATATCCATGTATTATCAATCACCCTTTAAATAGGGTGACCTTCTCCATAATGCCATCTAGACCCACCTTTAAATCCTCGATCTCCCTTTGTGCCAGTGAAACCTGCTACACCTTGCATTCCTTTTTCCCCCATTTCTCCCTTCTGGCCTGTAACCAGAGAagacaacagaaacaaaaatggtGGGGAGGCGATATTATATTGAGTGAAAAACCAACAATTCTAAGTTTAAGCTTATTAGCTTTTTTGAAAGATACATTTAAAGATGACAACAGGTTAGAGTAacgaaaaaggaaaaaatgagaATCGGTTCGTGGTGTTTTAAGGTGGATTTCATTCAGTATCGATAGAAAAATACGTGAGGAGAAGAAGCATAAATTCAAttcacaggaagccagtgtCTCATTTTCTTCCTCCCTTAATTTCAGCGTTGCTTTGTGTTGCAACTCGATTTGATTAGTTCAGTTTGGAAAGTAAAAGAACCACTTTTATGTTAACAACCCTGACCCAAAATAAAGTTGATAACAATCAATTTTAGCAATAGCTATTGTCTCTGAATGGAAAGACCCTGACTATTGTAAATGTGCTTCTTCACACACCCCTCTGGTGTGTAACTCACCTTTTATCCCCTGAGAGCCTGTAAACCCTCTGGAACCTGGAAACCCCATCAATCCTCTTCTTCCAGCGCTCCCGGGAGGACCTGATCAAAAGTTAAAGACAGGTTACTTTCAATATAATCAgatatttgaatttgaattaaatCACTAAAGAGGAATCATCCTCCAAACCTTGCTGTCTGCCTTGCTTCAAACTTTAAATCCTTGACATTTGTTCAGACATTAATGACTTTCAAGCTTTACATTTTAATCATTGTTTTTAGTTTGAGGTGCTTTAAGTGATCAAGTTACCTGGAAGACCTCGGTCTCCGCGGTCTCCTTTGGGTCCTACAGTTCCTTTGCAGTATTTACAGATGCAAAAAAATGGGATCTGGTCGGCGGGCGGGGGTACCGGTGCATTTAGCAGCATGTCACAGATTGTTGTGTCAGGCATGGGTGGAATAGGTGGGCTACTGACCCCAAACATCCTGGGCATGTTGGGACCTTCAGAGTTGTTGCCGTAGTGTGGAAATGGGGATCCTGTTGGAGGCATCATAAGAGGCCCACTGCGTGCCTCGGGTGGCCACGATGGGATTCCCTTTGGGTGATCAGTCTTCTCAGAAGTCTCATTAAACTGCCTGTCAACTGATTCAGGCCAGTGGTGGGTGTTGGGATCATATGTGGAGCCTTCCTCTTCACTAATGTATTGTCTGGTGTAGTTTTGCACCCACATGGCTGAGCAGAGGGAGGACAGGACAAGCAGTCCGAGCAACCTCGTCAGCATCTGGAGAAGGAAGAAGATGACAGAGCCCCGGAGGAAAGAAGTTAACTCAACTCCATCTGAATGTCTGTAACATTTGTaaaatgtcttttcttttttactcccCAACTTGCATAAGATACTTCTTGAAATGATAATTGATGATAGTTACATTATAATATTCAAATGATGCAATACTCAAAGACACGTAGAAAAGTTCTGACTCAGCAAAGGTGATGCATGGGCAACTCTGCCCTGGAACATACAAAAGACCTCTGCCCAAAGAAatccatgtctgtgtgatgcATTTGGGACTTAGAGGTCAGAAATGTGAAATCTGTTGTCAAACATCCTGGAAGTGTAAAGATACTAAAACAGGACTGATGGGATCAGATCTCTCGAGTTCTGTACTGTGTTCAGTGGATTTCATGTTCAGTAGTAAACAGGCCGTTAAAGTAATTCAGACCCGATGAGATAAAAGTGCACAAAATAGTCttgttttcaaaaaaatattaaataagatTTGTTTCTGAAACTATTTAAACACGACTGCATTAGATTTGGGCTGTGCTGTTCAAAATGGAAGAAATAAATATTCAAGAAATGGAAAACTCTTTGGAAAAGACTTGATATGAAAGGAACCAGCTGATGGAATAACGTTTTCACAATCGATGacagatttctgttttttagaTTAACTAAAAAAATGATGCTGTTGTAAAAAGGCAGCTATTAAGAGAAGTCAGCATTCCAGTGTTGGAGT from Pelmatolapia mariae isolate MD_Pm_ZW linkage group LG18, Pm_UMD_F_2, whole genome shotgun sequence includes the following:
- the LOC134616201 gene encoding inner ear-specific collagen-like, which codes for MWVQNYTRQYISEEEGSTYDPNTHHWPESVDRQFNETSEKTDHPKGIPSWPPEARSGPLMMPPTGSPFPHYGNNSEGPNMPRMFGVSSPPIPPMPDTTICDMLLNAPVPPPADQIPFFCICKYCKGTVGPKGDRGDRGLPGPPGSAGRRGLMGFPGSRGFTGSQGIKGQKGEMGEKGMQGVAGFTGTKGDRGFKGDKGDQGSMGPPGAPGPQGESGICPATCESVPGAPGTQGPPGPAGARGLPGVQGPDGPKGIKGDRGDMGLPGNPGRDGEKGDRGDQGVCKCTNGTNGADGKPGQKGDKGDKGDTGSQGIQGTMGLKGNQGDMGLMGPPGPCSPAIQSAFSACINESFPAHNFPIPFPHILTNQQNHLNRNGIYTAPVNGTYVFSFHLAVAVKPLKVGLFRNFYPVAKITEGTVPSTTSQTVVLHLYMGDQVWLQVKDPTTNGMYTDNESTSTFSGYLLHPDSCEFPLGRNHYFPQPHHGHYTWDGPEPTTPPPN